Part of the Diceros bicornis minor isolate mBicDic1 chromosome 17, mDicBic1.mat.cur, whole genome shotgun sequence genome is shown below.
AAAACTTCCTACAATCCTTAACAAATCAGTTCACTTTCTATGTTACTTTTTAAGCCTGCCGTCTCTGCATTCTTAATTTTTATGAGTTCATAGCACAGACACCATTGTGTATTTAGCTTCCTTCATTCAACATTGTATCACAAGTGTTTTCTAATGCTGCTACGTGGTCTCCATgatgataattttaaataaatgtatccAAGTCAGCAAGCCATCATTTAGCCATTTTTCTGGGTCtggagtgttttccccccaagttttattattattattaagttttGGATGAGAGTCACCATCTATTTGAGTCCAGAGGGCAAACACACATTTTTGTTGGCTGACACTGATGCTCAATGAATGAGCTTCGCCCGTGCTTGCTGTCGGGGACAGTGCTTCCCAGAATGTGGGTCCACACACCAGTGCGGGTCCTTGGGCACTTTGTTACTGGCTTGAGAGGAGATAAATACAGAATTTGAGAAAAACTATTTAGGaacttaattaaattttttttccttttagcaataGAACAATTTTATGCCTattgaatctaaaaataaaaaattgggactagagccagccctgatggcctagtgattaaagtttggcacgctctgctttggtggccctggttcgatTCCCGGTCTTAGAACCACagcactcgtctgtcagtagccatgttgtggtggtggctcacacagaagcactagaaggatttacaactggaatatacaactatgtactggggctttggagagggggaggaaaaaagagagagagagagacaaagattggcaacagatgttagctcagggcgaatctttcccagccaaaaaaaaaaaaaaaaaaaaaaattgggactTGCATTTcatatatcttaaaaaaaaatcctctttgaagagtaattcatttttattctattttacaaAAGCTTTGGTCTACAATAGattggaaatggaaaaaagaaaaagaaaaaagaaaaagagggagattagGAGATAGTTTGTCTTTTGGTCTAGAAGACAATGTTAGGTCCTGTTTGCTGCTCAATGAATCTCTAACCACAGACCTTTAGTGCTCAGGACCTCGTCTGTCTTGTATTTGAGGAGCCTGAGGGGTACAGAGCAACCATGTGGGCAGTCTTGGGCAGAGTTCCCTGGCTTTTGTTTGCACTCAATGACCACAAGACTGTGTTTTCATATGATTAACATTTGGGGTGTGCTTGGCGATAATAACAGTGGGGAGCAGAAGCAGGGTCTGGGGAGGTCAGAACAAGACATTCGCCCCACCAGGATAATGCTACAGCAGCAGATGTCTCCACCCCAGTCCCAGCTGTGGTCCCAAGACAGGTGGACAACCCCCAGCTTTGCCCCAGATCTCCTGGGcacacccccaaacaaacaacTCAGTGGTGGAGTTTCTTAGGAAGATATCAACCAATGATTTGGAGGAAACTGTATATGAGTTTCTAAACTTGATCCTGAGAGATTATTTCACTCTGATCTCTAAATGGCAAGAGATGAATGATAAATGATCAAGTTGGGGAAGTTTGTCTACAATGCAATTTCTGCAACTTATAGGTGTGAGGTTTTAAAGAGATGTTGCTGGCAGGCAAACTAAACATAAATACTCCCTTCCCAGGATTCGGAAGGTGCCCAGCCCAGTGAGTGCCTGTATATATAGAGACTGAGCCAGATCTCTTGCCAAAGGAGTCATAGCTCCTTCCGGCCCTGGTCTCTGTCTCCTTCCATCTGGGCCCTTTCCCCTGCCTGCTTCTCTGGATGCTCCAGGAACCATGAGCCGCCAGTTTAGTTCTCAGTCGGCGTTTAGCTCAAGGAGCAGGAGGGTTTACAGTGCTGGCTCTGGTGGTGGGAGTTGGGCTGTGGGGTCTGTGTGTCAGGCCCGAGGgaggtgtggtggtggtgggtatGGGAGCCATGCAAGGGGGTTTGGCTCCAGAAGCCTCTACAATCTGGGTGGCAGTAAAAGCATCTCCATGATCCTAGTGGGGAGAAGCGCCTGTGGTTTCCACCAGGGTGGGGGAGCAGGATTTGGAGGAAGAAGAAACTTTGGAGGTGGTGGCTTTGGAGGTGGTGGCTTTGGAGGTGGCGGCTATGGAGGAGGTGGTTTTGGGGGTGCTGGGTTTGGAGGTAGCAGTTTTGGGGGCTTTGGTCCTTCTTGTCCCCCGGGAGGCATCCAAGAGGTGACCATTAACCAGAGCCTCCTACAGCCACTCCACCTGGAGGTAGACCCTGAAATTCAGAGGGTCAAGACCCAGGAGCGGGAGCAGATCATGGTTCTCAACAACAAATTTGCCTCCTTCATCAACAAGGTGAGTACCTCAGGGGCAGGCAGAGTCTCTGGTCTCTGACCGAATGACGGAGAGGGCCTTGTGCCTTGCCACCTCACACCACATTGTGTTGACTCAAGTTTGATGGTGACAATCACTTCCAGATGTGTGTGTCTGGGACCTTAAAAAAGGATTTACCTAATTTAGGCCTCAATTTGACTTACTGAAGGAATTTATCTCTATATTTTCCTTTTGGCAGGAAAGCAGATAAGGTGTGTGAAAATACCAAACAGACAAAAGGCATGGGGTAGTAACCTCATTCTCATTAATCATTATTcactttccatccatccatccatccatccatccatccatccatccatctatccatccatccacccatccatccactcacccatccactcacctatccatccatccatccatccatccatccacccacccacccacctacccacccatGCAGcccacaaacatttactaagcctctactatatgccagacactgtgtcaGGTGCTCCAGGGTGACTAGGACACAGATCATGCCCTCAAGGAGCCCCAGATATAAAGGAGAGAGGATTATGACAGTGTGCGGGAAGTGTGTTAATAGGGATAGTATTCTCTGGGCCACAGTATTTCAAAGGAGGGTGCATGGGCTCTGCCTGCCAGGTTCAGGGACCTCAGGTCTGACATGGGTCTTGAAGGTAGAGAAAGAGTCAAATAGGTTCTCAGAGCAGGGAAAATTTCCAGGCAGAAACACCAGGAGGCACAAAAGTTTGGCACTTATGGGGAATTTCAAATGGTTAAAATTCCTGGAGAAAATGGTAGaacagagggaagaggagagaagtaGAGCTGACGCTGCAGAGGCAGGGCgggagaggtggggtgggcaggAGAAGTGGGCTGGGCACACCGTGGCAAAGCCGAGGTGAATGCCCTGGGGGGTATTGCTGGGGGCTACGGTCAATAGTGTACTATGTAGGATTCTGTCTGAATTCCTTGCTTTAGCTCATCCAGGGACAAGCATGGGCCAGATGGAACCAAAGAAGCTCCTCTCCCCAGTTCCCTGATTAAAGCTCAGGTTAGGTCTGATTCAGGTCTAAGTCACCAAACAGAGGCTGGGGAAGAGCTGTGATAAAGAGCTTCCTCTAGCATTGCCTTTCGTCGAGAGGGGGAGGCACAGTGGCTACTGAGGCTCCCCAGAAAGTTCTTTGCCTTCAGGCATGTAATGGGAAGCACCCTGGAGCACAAAGGCCCCTGGATGCTCAGTGACTTTCCCTCAGTCTCCACAGGAGTTCTCTTTTGAGGCCAGAGCTTGACTGCAAGAGTAGCCATGGCCAAGGTCCACCACTGGGTGTACACCTGGCCTCTGACATCTGAGCAAGTGCTGGGGACAGGACAGGGGGTgtgagctgggggaggaggggtaagAATCAgcgctgaggcccagagatagCCAGTGGAGGTCAACAGAGCAAATGCTTCTGGCTGCTTCTGATCACCTCGGATGGGAAATCTAGCTGAACATCATCACACTGCAGGCGTAGGCAGGAGTGGGAGGCTCGAGTGGAGCAGGGAGGTGACGGGGAAGGAGACACCATGGACAGGTCAAGGCTAGGCTGAGGGGGgagcagggagaagggaggatAGGGGCCAGTGACATGGCCACGGGCTGCTGGCAACTGATCTCTTGAAACTCTCATTGGATTGTGGTTCTGCCATTAGCAGGACATCTGTTAATTTACAGCATGGGGCTCTGGGCAGAGGCCAGGTTGCAGGCAAATGTGGCTCCCTGTCCTTCTCTAAAGGCAAGGCTTGTGATGACCATGAAGACAGAGTCCTCACCCAGGAGGGCTCTGGCCTGGCTGGAAGGGAGAGGTTTCTATGGCAGTGACTTCTGACTCTAGTTTCTGATCTGGTCTTCCTGCTTTCACCCTTAATCTCGTACAGCCTGTTGTCCACACCACCTTTAAAAACATATCTATCACTCCTCCATTTGAATGGAGGCTTCTTGTCTCAGTCGGAATAAACTCCAAGATCCTATAAGGCCCTTCATGATCTGGCCCAATTCCCCACTGCTGCTACCCCCTGGCTTGTGGTTGTGAGAATTAGGCAACGTTGCCACCACCGGGTGGAACAGCTCTCAAGCTGTAAGGTTTAGTGAGCAGAGTGAGGGTTGGAATTTAGCTCCCCAGGGTACAAACTCTGTGCAGTGACCCTGCACACCcactctgcctcctctcctgctttcttctctcttacCAGCACACTATTGCATTCTTGCATCTTCCAACATCCCAAACAtggtcctgcctcagggcctttgcacctgccatTCCCTCTGTTTGGAACTCCTCCGTCAAAGAGTGGTCCAGCCTcccccctcacttccttcaggtctttgctcacatGACTCTGTCTCCATGAAGCCTTTCCTGCTCTCCTCCACATCAGCATCCCTATCCACCATCCCTGTGTTACTTTTCTCCATAGCCCCTACAGCCATTTGACACACTGAATATTCCTTGTGTTCGTTTCTTTATAGTTGCCTCTCTGGATAGAAGGTAAACTCCTGCAAAGCAggagttttgtctgttttgtttataatTGAATCTCCAACAtgcagaagagtgcctggcacatggtaattgctcaataaatatgcacTGAAAGAAAAACTGAGTCAGACCTTCAGGTGCCAGTCTTGGACCCTCAGAGAGTGGGAATGGAGACAAAGGCTTTTTTAGAatagatgacagaggaaagagacCTCAGGAAGGAAAGGGGGGTTCTAGTTCTTCCCATGGGGACACTGGCCTGGCTTGTTCAGCTGAGCTCAAATCCTCTATGCCGGGGTAGTGAGCGGCCTGGGTCATCTACACTAGCAGGCAATTCCAAAGCCCTTAGCATTTCCTTAGTCCGTGACGCTTATGAGCTGTCTTCTCTGTGTTGGGCACTGTGAGTCCACAGGTCCCATCCACCCTGTGTCCACTGGAAAACAAAGGGGCATGGGCCTGCCTTCCTGGGATTCACACCCAGTGGAGGAGGGACACGCTAAAGCAACACCAAAATAATGTGTGCAAATCATGATAGATGCTACAGGGGAAAGAACAGGGTTTAGGAAGGGGAGACACCAAGAAGATGCCACCTTAGTGGAGATCTAAGGGTGAATGGGAGTTAGCTGGGCAAAGAGCTTGGGAGAGCTGGCTGTTCGAGCCCCTGGGGGTCGCTGTGGCTGGACCGTCCTGAGTGGGTGGGAGGGCATGAGAGGCCGAGTGGGGTGTGCTTTTCCCAGTAAGAAGGTCAGGTCTGTACGATGCTAAGTTTATCCGTGTTATCTGAGCTTCCCCTGAGTGTTGCCAACAGGACACAGCCCAGGAGCATTTTGGGAGACCCGGGGGAAAATCACAATGGCTTTCAATGATTTTCCTAGTGGCTAAATCCCACTAAAATTACCTGGTACTCCCTGAAGCCAGCCTCTGCCTTTGCGGTTTGAGTGGCCTGACGAGAACCACGTCTCTTTGGCTGAACTCCTGAGGTATTGTGCACGGGGCAGAGCACCCAGCGTGGTCCAGCTGCCGCCTCGCTGTCTGGCGTGGAGATTCCCCATGGGACCAAAAGATTCTTTCTTTTGGTTCCCGCAACATGGAGCACAGGGCTGTGAACGAGCGTCCGATGGGTTACTCCAATCCCAGGGAGTGGTGCCAGAGTCAGAATTGGCCAAGTGTTCCTCACAGGAGTGTTACGAGCCATGCTGACAAGCCTGGGAGAGCTGGTTGCCTTATCTCCTGCTTTGATAAAGCTCAGGGAAATGAGTCATGGGAAACAGTGTTCTCTGCGCACATTTTCCAGCCTAGAGTCAGAACCCAAAGAGAGTTAGCaagggctggcccctcaggtgAGGGGGTGGGGCTGTGTGTCTCAAGGGCCAGGGATCCGGGGCACTCTTCTTAGTGCCACATTGTAGGGGAGTGTCTTCAGGGTTCTGACAGCACGGAGCACTGGGTTTGCCCCCATACACAGCTCCTGGATGGATTCTGGAGgggatgcatgtgtgtgtgtgtgtgtgtgtgtgtatgcacctGAGCAAAGCATAGAGGCATCCACTGTCTTAGGCAAGTCTTAGGCATCCACCTAAGGCATGGGGGGCGGGGCTCCATCTGCAGGCAGAAGGAAGATGAGAGTCGATCATTGCCATGCGAAGGACAGTCCGTGCACTTGTTCTGCACAGCCAGCCAGCTCTCTGGACTCTGCACCCGACCTTTGTGCCCACAGTTTTGGGGGAAAGAGGTAGTGAGAATGTAGGATGATGCCCACTCTCAGTTCTCTGTGCTAATGAAGGAAATAGCAATGCCGGTATTTCCCAAACACTGGGCAACCCCAAAGTCATTAATTTGGGGCACTAGAATGCATTACACAACATTACAAAAATGTgagcatttaatttttaaattctgtctGGGTTACAAAAGCATTTAAATGAGGTGACCTTCCTGAAAAACATACTGGCAGGCAGCGGTGGGGCCTGCAGGGTGGGGACACCAGGCAAGTTTGCTTAGGAATCAGTTCCAAGCCAAATGGTTCCTTCCCGCCTcttattttctcctctcctcaATTGCATAAGGCATTTCCACCACACAGACAGATGAGCGTTGGATGCATCTGTGCTTCAGATGCTCCAATCATCTCTTCCTTCTGTTGGCGTGATGAACTGGGGGCAGGCAGTGACAGCTCTGTGATGGAGATGGCTGTACCTGAAGGAGACACAGCACTCTGTTGGAGGGGATTTACCTTCTGCACCAGGGTTAGCTTAGTGTTAATATCAGGCAAGTTGACCTTCCAGCTATTGGTCAATCATCAGAAACCACACTGTGTTTGTGTGCCCTGGTCCCAGAGAAGGGGAGGCTCTCTGACCCCTAGCAGGGCATCTTGATTCTCTGAGGTCTGCTTATGCGTTGGggctgcccatcctcctccctgtggAGGAGCTTCTTGGACCCACAGCCTGGTCATGTTCTTGGTCATGAACCTGGAGGTCTCTTGCTTTTAGGTGCGATTCCTGGAGCAGCAGAATCGGGTGCTACAAACGAAATGGCTGCTGCTGCAGCAGGTAGACACGTCGACTCAGGCCAACAACCTGGAGCCCATCTTTGAGAGATACATCAGTGAACTTCGGAGGCGGGTGGATTTTCTCAACACGGAGCAGATGCGCCAGAAGACAGAGATCAGGAGCGTGCAGGATCTCGTGGAGGACTACAAGAACAGGTGAGGCTCCAGGCAGAGCAAAGGGGTCACGGAGAAGCAGGGTGGGGAACTCATTCACGGGGCCAGACATTCTGCTTTAGTGTTAGTGTGCAAGGGGTGGTGGGACCAGGGCCACCAGGTGTGGCCATGCAAGCTCTGCACTGCACAGCTGCAGGGGGTGCCATTTTGCATACGGTGGCCCTGGTAGGATGGTTTTGCCAGTCAGCCCTCAATTGTATTGGGTGGAGAGGGGCAGACTGGCTTCATGGATGTTGGAGCCAGATAAGGCTGAAGTCTGGTGTGGGCTTTGCCACTTTCTGGCTGCCTGCAAGTTCATCTTTCTAAGCCTTTAGTTTTCACATTAGTAAAGTGGGGATAGTAAGTATCATCCTTGTTGGAGGGGTAGATCTGTGGCtttcaaactttagtgtgtatcAATTTGTTAAAATCAAATTGATcgagtaggtctgggatggggccagaGTGTCAGCATTTCTAATGTTTCCAAATGGTGCTGATGCTGGTGgaccagggaccacactttgagaaccactggcttaggtGGAATTATTTTTAGTACGTTCTTAGGCTGTGTCTGCACATACTAGCACTCAATAAGCATTaactattaataataatgtagTGGTGACAGGACTTGTCTAATTCTAGATCAGCTGCTCCTGCACTGAGCAGCATCTGAGCGGCCTCTGCCTCCCTGCGCTGAGGGTGCAGGGTGCTTCTCTTAACATACCTTTGACATGCTTACTGCATTGGGCCACTAGAGAGTCAGGTGTGTGTGAGTTGACAAGGGAGAAATGAAATTCACACTGAAGCTGTTGGGGGACAAAATTATAGgtgacatttttttctgtttaaaaaaatttagtaaaaGTGGTTGTTACTTTAtgttctcaattaaaaaaaatgattgagCTTGACAAATTTACAAAggtaacacaaaataaaaatgaacatttgGGGGGCATTCTACGTGGCTCTGGGTTTTCCATGTTGGGTCGTTGTCCCCTCCGTTGACCTGGAGAACCAGGAGGTGGCTCCAGCTGCTTTTCAGTGAGAGCGGCAGGCCCTGGCAGGGGAGAATCAGAGTCCAGGACAGTAAAAGTTTGGAGAATTCCAAGCCTGCCACTTTGAGGAGGATCTGAAGGAGCCGAGGTCAGCCCCTGCAGCCTGTCTGTGTTTCTCGTGTCTCCCGGCAGATATGAGGAAGAAATCAACCAGAGGACCAGCACGGAGAATGACTTTGTGGTCCTGAAGAAGGTGAGGGATGGGGGTGTCCCGAGGGGGACTGTGGGCCCAGGAGGCTGAGCAGAGTGAGGAATTCCTGTGGGTGCTGCGTGACTGGGGGATGGACAGGGTGACCTCGGGCGCCAGTTTGTTGAGTGTGTTGCCCAGATGCTGGGGCCTTTACACTGAAGGGGACAGTCTGAAAGTGATGCTAGCCTGAATCTTGAGGAATCCTTCAGTTTTTATCTCTCCAGGGTCCTGAAAGTGAAATTAAATTAACTGACAGCTTTTGCGTGTCCCTGAGGTGTGGCCTTGGGACCTGGGGAAGGACCTGGGATGTTGTACGCGACTGACCAAGATGAGAAGCTTGGTGTCACACTTCCTTCTGGCCAGGAAAGTCAGGGTTTGCAGGTCCCTTATTTGAGTGAGGTGAGGAAATCTGCAGACAAGAAAGTAAACCAGAGAAGCTTTGCCACTTGCTGGGCTACCCAGCCAGCTGGTGGCAGGCAGCGCCTGGCCATAAAGTCAGACGGTCTTTGCTTGCTGTTCAGGGCGTGGATGCTGCTTACTTGAGCAAAGTGGACCTGGAGTCCAAGGCGGACGTTCTGTTTGGAGAAGTTAATTTCCTGAAATACTTATTTCAGACGGTGAGTTCAGGCCTCACGAGAAACCCTTCTCTTTTCTCACATATCACAAGGGGTGTGGAGTCCCCAGTTACCTCAACTCTGTGGGTCCGGAGTCAGCCATCCCTTCAACCCCCAGTCCTCAGGACTCCTGGGTGGGGGGCTGAagatgggaggcagggagagttCCAAGGTAGTAGAAGGGGAAGTGGTCTCCACTTCTGTCTGGGAAACGAGGTTAACACCTGGGACATATAGGGGCGAAATCAACAGAAATCTTCACTGGCACTGGGAAGTCAATGGGGCTATTTGGGACTCTGAAGGAGAGGGCAGTGTGGATTAAAGGATGAAGACGAAGACTGCCGCGGTGAGGGGTAGTCTGGCCCTACCACCCCCAGTCCTACTGTCACCGGTGTCTAACTGGGGGGGCACCTGCTCTGGGCCAGATGCCGTGCGAGGAGCTTTACCATGTCTTGGGCgtctccattccacagatgagacaactgaggccctgagggatTCAGTTACTTGCTCAGTCACCCAGCCAGTCAATGGTAGAGCCCAGACTCAACAGTGAGTGTGACTGGCTGCACGAGTGGAGTCCATTCTACTGCCTCTGAGAGCTCACGTAGTTTCAAGGAGTCTCTGCCTGTCAGAGGGCCCTGCCCAAGATGGTGGCCAACCCAGAGGAAGGAAGGGTAGAGGGCACAGGAGAGGCCTGGTGCGCAGGTGGTCTACAAGGGCTCTGAGTTCAGGTTCCTTTCTTCTCCCGGGAGGCTAGGTCTGGCTGCCTTTATCTTTAGTTAAGGTACCTCTCGGTGCATGACTATTCAAAGAACTTTCCCCCAAGACTTCCCTCTGGCCCAGGCTTCTGGCTTCCCCAGAGAGCCTTGAGGGGGCagtagagggaaactgaggctccaggagGAGAGTGGAAGGAGTTAGGTTGTGCTCCATGCCTCGCAGGAGCTGTCCCAGATGCAGACCCACATCAGCGACACCAACGTCATCCTGTCCATGGACAACAACCGCTCCCTGGACCTGGACAGCATCATCGCCGCGGTGCGGACCCAGTACGAGCAGATCGCACAGAAGAGCAAGGCCGAGGCCGAGGCGCTGTACCAGACCAAGGTGGGCACGGCCACTCCCCCGCCCAGACGTGGTACCCCAAACCCAGACATACCTCCCAGGACTTGTGTTGTCTTTCTCCTATTTCTAAAGTAAAACATGTTTGttacagaaaatttagaaattacAGGTAAAGATTACTTATATCCTACGACCACTATTAACATGTCAGCATATTTTCTACTAGTTCTTtgtagccaacatttattgaaaactcaTATGAACCAGGCAGCATACTAAGAGCTTTatacacattatttcatttactctttacaacaaccctatgaggtaaggaTTTCATTGTCCCTATTTTACGGATAATAGAGTATGAGATTACCTAATTTCTCTAAGGTCTTGTGGCTGGAAGTGGCAGAGGCAGAACTTAATTAAACTCATATGTGCTGTCTAGAAACCCATGTTCTCAACCGCTGTaatgttttttattcttattttttcataataatatcttttaaaatatatttttgtactttttcacTTATCACTCATGAATGTCTTTCTGTGACATTAAAGAGTCTACATTATTTTCACTAGCAGCGTGGTGTTCCATAGGAAGAATGTACCCTCACTTATCAGATAAAGATCTTTCTAGCTAAGTCGTTGGGCACAACTTTGGTTACGTCTTTAACATAAATGGACCTGGATCTTTCTGGAGGGTGAAGACTCTGTAATTAAGGTTCAAAGGCCAGTCACTAAACTCTGAACAGCCGGCACTTGAGATCTGCTTTGTGGATTACCTGTGCCCAACTCTAATCCCAGCTGGCTTCTGTCCCACTGTCTTGTAGGCAGGTGTTCTGAGTGGCACAGATTTCAGCGTCAGACTGGGGAGGAGGATGGTCAACAATGAAAACATCAGAATGCAGAGTTTCCCTTGAGCCAACCCTCCCCCTTGCTTCCTTCAGGGTCATGGCCATGGGTAGAGTGCCTATTGATGGGGCCGTGTAGACACAGAAatggagacagagaggaaaacGCGAATAACTGTGGAGCATGCTGAGGGTCTCTGAGGAAACGAGGTCCCGAGTGCCAGGGAAATTGTTCTGGAAAGTGCAAGAAGAATATGGTGGGGTGGAAAAAGTGAGGGGTCCCGGTGGGGGTAAGGGCCAGTGCGAGGGCTTAGATGTGGGGGAAAGGGGGTAAAAAGGGCATCCAGAAGCAGGTTTGTCTGTCTGGTTTGTGGGTCTGGCCCAGAGACTGGGGGGAATGAGGGAGGCTtgatatagatgtgtgtgtgtgtgtgtctgcatgtgtgcgTGGTGTCACAGCTCAGATGTGGGAGGTTTGGTAccggtgtgagtgtgtgtgtgggatcACAGCTATGGGGGGCTTACTCTGGGAACTTTCCTGGAGGAGAGCAGCCTTGGACAGGGTCCAGGAAGGCAGACCCACTCCCTTCTGCAGGGGCTCATGGTGAGCAGCAGGCTGACCTTGATGCTGCTTTTGACCCCCAGTACCAGGAGCTCCAGGTCACAGCAGGAAGACATGGAGATGAGCTGCAGAACAGCAAGACGGAGATCGTTGAGCTCAATCGCATCATCCAGAGGCTGCAGACAGAAATCAGCAACGTCAAGAAGCAGGTAAGACGGGTGCTCAGGGTGGGCTGACCAGACACGCCACCTCCCACCGCGCCCTGCCGGCGGGGCTCCTGACAGTCAACCCCTGCACGCTTCTTCTCCATGACCGTCTCCTGAGCAGGCTGACCAGATGCACACAGCCATTTCGGAcgcagaggagagaggagagcggGCCCTCCAGGACGCACGGCAGAAGCTGCAGAACATGGAGGAGGCCCTGCAGCAGGCcaaggaggagctggcccggcTGTTGCGCGAgtaccaggagctgctgggagtCAAGCTGTCTCTGGACGTGGAGATCGCCACCTACCGCAAGCT
Proteins encoded:
- the KRT77 gene encoding keratin, type II cytoskeletal 1b, which encodes MSRQFSSQSAFSSRSRRVYSAGSGGGSWAVGSVCQARGRCGGGGYGSHARGFGSRSLYNLGGSKSISMILVGRSACGFHQGGGAGFGGRRNFGGGGFGGGGFGGGGYGGGGFGGAGFGGSSFGGFGPSCPPGGIQEVTINQSLLQPLHLEVDPEIQRVKTQEREQIMVLNNKFASFINKVRFLEQQNRVLQTKWLLLQQVDTSTQANNLEPIFERYISELRRRVDFLNTEQMRQKTEIRSVQDLVEDYKNRYEEEINQRTSTENDFVVLKKGVDAAYLSKVDLESKADVLFGEVNFLKYLFQTELSQMQTHISDTNVILSMDNNRSLDLDSIIAAVRTQYEQIAQKSKAEAEALYQTKYQELQVTAGRHGDELQNSKTEIVELNRIIQRLQTEISNVKKQADQMHTAISDAEERGERALQDARQKLQNMEEALQQAKEELARLLREYQELLGVKLSLDVEIATYRKLLEGEECRMSGELQSHVSISMQSSQASVSSGGGGGAGDSGGYSGGGYGGGGGGSSRGGGGGSGGGSGGGGGSGYGSGSGGGYGGSSKGSSKHGGRSGGGFSRLQIIQTSTNTSHRRILE